The nucleotide sequence ATATCTCCTTTTTCAAGGTAATTTAGCATTAACCTTATAATTGCCTTTTCATCACTTCCTTCTTTTGCATACATACCTAAAATCTCCAAAATATAAATAAATTGCTCTATAATTTCTATTTTATTTTTCTTTAGTAGCATTTGAATCCCTTCATTAAGAGAAGATTATAAAAATAAGCTAAAAATTACTCTAAAGATTTAAACACTTCTTCCATTGCATTAATCGTCTTATCAATAACTTCATCATCATGCTTTATTGATGTAAAGCAACATTCAAACTGTGAAGGAGGAACAAAAACCCCTCTCTCCAACAATCCCCAGAAGTATTTCATAAATCTCTCAACATCACTCTGCTTAGCAATTTCATAATTCACAACTTCTTTATCATTGAAGTAGATTTGAAACATTGAAGCAATATTATAAACTTTAGCTGGAATGTTATACTTATCAGCCAACTCTCTTAAAGTATCTGCCAATATCTTAGCTGTTCTTGCTGTTTCTTTATAAAACCTATCATCCAATTGTTCAAGTGTTGCAATTCCAGCAGTTATTGATATTGGATTTCCGTTGAATGTTCCTGCTTGATATATAGCTCCTAATGGAGAGAATTGCTCCATAATCTCTCTCCTCCCCACAATAGCACCAATTGGAAATCCTCCTCCTAATATCTTTCCTAAGGTAGCAATATCTGGAACTACTCCAAAGTATTCTTGTGCCCCTCCCTTAGCTAATCTAAATCCAGTTATAACTTCATCAAATATCAACAAAATCCCATTTTCCTCAGTTATCTCTCTCAAAAACTCCAAATAACCATCTTTTGGTAAGATACATCCGACATTACCCATAACTGGCTCGACTATAATACAGGCAATTTCATCTTTATTTTCATTTATTGCTTTTTTTACAGCATCTTCATCATTAAACGGAATTAAGATAGTATTTTTTGTTGTCTCTTCTGGAATTCCTGGAGAGTTTGGATGTCCATGAGTTAGAGCTCCGCTACCACTTTTAACTAAAACATAATCATGAGCTCCATGATAAGCTCCATCAAACTTAATAATCTTCTTTCTTCCAGTAACCCCTCTTGCTAATCTTATTGCTGACATTGTAGCCTCTGTTCCAGAATTAACAAATCTAACCATTTCAGCACATGGAACTCTTTTAACAACCTCTTTAGCTAATATAATCTCTTTCTCTGTTGGACATCCATAAGCACTTCCCAATTCAAGTTGCTCTTTTACAGCCTCAATTATCTTTTCGTTTGCATGACCTAAAACCATTGGACCATAAGCTAAGCAATAATCTATATAGCAGTTTCCATCAACATCAAATAAATAGCAATCTTTAGCTTTTTCAACAAAAAATGGATATGGCTTAAAGTATCTAACTGGACTATTAACTCCTCCTACCAAATATTTTTTTGCTTCTTCAAATAATTCATTTGACCTATCCATTTTTAAAACCATATTTTCACCTCTAACAACATAAATAATTTTCAATTTTCATTATTTCATTTAAACCAACCCATTAAACTTTAACACCCAAACTACTATTGCCACTAAGAAAAATGGTAAAACTCCACAACCTAACCATTGTTTTTGAGTCAAACTTTCTTCTCCAAATGCTTTAGCAAAAATATGCCCAAAAATCACAGCCCCAATAAATAAAAATATTAAGGTAGAGATTCCACTAAACATCCCTAACCCAGCAGTGTATACATAATTTGCCAAATAACCAAAAATAATTCCACCAATTGCGTGAATTAAACAGCATTTTCCTTCTAAATCCATATTAATCCCTCTCTATATCCTCTATTATATAAACCTCTATTTTCTCTTTAGGTCTCTTTGAATCCGTAAAATAGTAATCAACCACAACTTCAACCTCATCATTAGCCCAAAATTCTTTATTGTCTAAGATTTTATCCCCTATTTCTAACAAAAATGCAAACTTCCTCTTTGTTTTTAACGAACCTTTATCTATCTCAATAATTTCTTTTTTACACTTTGGTTTTATTATGGAATAGTGCATAAATCATCCCTAATCTCTCCCATTCTTTCTCTTTCATCTTTTTATAGCCTTTTTCATAAACCTTTAAGTCAGTTTCTTAAACATCTTTCTTAAAATCTTCACCAAGCTCTTTAAGAAGTTCTTTACTTGACATAATATCAATTTCCATAGTATCACAAAAAAATAAAAATTAATTTAGCCATTATAAGCCTTCTCCAATGGTGGAACAACCTGTTTCTTTCTTGACATAACTCCTTCTAAGAATACACTGTTTCCTTCAACTTTAACATTAAATGCCTTTTCAAACATCTCCTTGTTACCTACAACTAATGCTTCACTACCCTCCTTCATAATATCAGTTATTAAAAAGACGATTAAATCATAGCCCTCATTCTTCAACTTCTCCTCTAATAATTTGTAAATATCTTCTTTTTTACTCTCAACCTCACTAACATCTATAACCTCAACCTGCCCAATTCCAACCTTTTTTCCATTGAAATCAAAGTTCTTAAAGTCCATATTAATAATTTCTTCTGGTTTCAACTTACCAACAATTGACTTTGCCTTTAAAATTTCCATACCAAATTCTTCTATATTGCTTATTCCAGCTATTTCAGCTAATTTTTTAGCCATCTCTTTATCTAAGTCAGTTGTTGTTGGTGATTTGAATAAAACAGTATCTGATATTATTGCACTCAACAATAAACCAGCTAAATCTGCTCCCAATTTTTTCTTCTTACCACCAATCAAATCAATGGCATCTTTAAAGTAGAGCTCAGCAATAACTGTTGCTGTTGAACCAACTGGCTTTGAATAAAAGAGTATTGGCTCAGTTGTTGTTAAACCAACCTTGTGGTGGTCTATAATAGCTATTAACTTCCCTTCATCTAAGTCATCAAAGCTTTGGCTCTTTTCTGAATGGTCAACTAAAATTATTTCTTTACCTTTGGCTGATGTTATTAATTCTGGCTCCATAACTCCAAATTTTCTTAAAACAAACTCTGTTTCTGGATTTATATCTCCCAATCTTGCTGGGTAGCAATCTAAGAAGTAAGCTAAAACAATGGCTGAGCAAATACTGTCAGTATCTGGGTTTTTGTGCCCTACTACGTATCTCACTCTCTCACCTTCATAATTTTGTTGTGCTAACTTTTATATAACCGCATAGAAATATATAATTATCCCCCAACGAACCGACCCAAATGGAGCATATCCAAAGAGTTGCGATGATAGCGGGTTCGAAGTTGGGGGGACATTAAAGGAGGTCTGGGCGAGTCGTGGGAGAGGGCTTTGCTCAATGAAGATGACCACGATACAGCACGACCTCCTACAGATTTTTAAGATTATTAGATTAATTATTTAGTTTTAGTTTTTGACTATGTTGAATACTCTTTTTGTTACCTGCCTATAAATAATCTCAAATATTAACACTCCAATAAATGTTACTATTATTCCATAAAACACAAATCTATGGGTTTCCCATTGGTAATATAATAAAAGTAGAAAAACTCCCAATACAACAATAAAGCTAAAGATTACAATTTCCTTCTTTCCTCCAACTTCATCAATAAGGATATAATGAGAGAGGATAACAAAGAGATATATCACCATAAATATAGCACTTGTTATTGATGCTACACCCTCCATATTAAAGAGTAATGCAAACAACACTCCGAGGGTTGAAGTTATATAAAGCCCCTCTGTAGATTTAAACCATACCTTTCTTTCAAAGAATTTTGGAAGCTCTCCATCTTTTGCTAATGAATAGGCAACATTAGCCCCTCCATATATTGTAGCATTCATTGCTGATGAAATTGAAAATAAAGCTCCAATGGATATTAATAAAAATCCTAAGTTTCCTAAAAATGGTTTTGCCGCCACTGCTAAAGCATTTTCACTGGCTTTAATTAACTCATCTATTGGCAGATTTCCTATTGCTGAAATGGCAACTCCAACATATATAAACATAACAATCAATATGCTTATAAATATCGCCCTTGGAACATTCTTCTCAGGGTTTTCAATATGTTCTGAAGCGTTGGTTATAACTCCAAAACCCATATAGGATAAGAAAAAGATAGCTGATGCAAAAATCATTCCACTTATTGCGGATGGAGATGTGCTTGGAATTATGTATGAAATATGGAGAGTCATCAATCCAACAAATATAAAAATTCCCAATATCAAGAGTTTAATTAAAACAATGAAAAATTCGGCTCTTCCCACAGCCTTAGAACCAAAGAAATTTAGGGCAGTGAAAAATGCAACTATGGCTATTTCAGTTATAGCTATATTAAACGTATTTGTTGAAGCATTTATTAAAGGTAAAAAGTAGCCCGCAAATCCTTTTGCAAATAAAGCAATTGATATAACATAACTCATCCAAAGCAAAATACTTAAAGCTCCAGTTATTACACAATCTCCAATAGCTTTATGAATAAACGCAATAGGTCCTGCATCTGAAACTATCTTTGACCCAAGTTTTGAATAAGAGTACGCAACTAAAAGTGCATAAATTCCAGACAATATAAATGTTTCTGGAAGATTTTTTCCGGCTATTTTTGCTCCCACCCCAAATATAGAAAATATGCTTGCTCCAATCATTACACCAATAGCCATAGACACAGCTTCCCACAAACTAAGCTTTTTATTTTTTAACTCCATAATTATCCCTGTTTATAAAACTTCATCCAATTTTTCAATAACTTTGTAGATGTCATCCTTTTTAACTCCAATAGCTGAATTTACAACTATGTAATCATAAGGATACCCTTTTAAATAGCAAGTTCCAAATTTATCATTCCTTCTAACTCCTCTTGGCCCTGTAACCCTTAAATTATATAACTTACCAGCAACATCCAATGGGTCTTTTTTTGTTGTTATGCATGAAGATATAGGGTTTTCAACATTTAAAACCCTTTCATCTTTTTTCTTTGCCAAATCTTCTAATAATTCATCCAATAGCTTTTTACATTCTTTCTGTTCCTTCATTAAATTCAGATAGTTTTTAGTTCCAATTGCTAAGAGAGATATTAGGATATTAACAATTGGATTTGCTGATGCCCTTCCAGGATATGTTAATGAAATCTCTTTTAAAAAACTCTCATCCTTTGTATATATAATCCCTCCACCAATTGGTGTAAATAGATTTTTATCTGATGAGCTAACTACTGCATCAATTCTGTATTTTAGAGCTTTTTTCAGCTTCTCAATATAGTAGAAGTTTTGGATAGCATAAGCTCCATTTATTATATGAGGAATATTATATTCTTGGCATATCTTTGCTATTTCCTCAACATCATCACTCTTCCTTGGTGGGAAAAAAGTTAGAGTGCTTAAAACAACTGGGTTGTTGTTTTCATTAATTTCTTTTCTTATAGCATCTTCAACATCCCCGACATTAACTTTAACAATATCTCCATCTAAAACTGTCTCAACCAACCTCATCCTCATGCCAATAAATGAAGTTGCCTTTATAGGACTTTTGTGAGCTGCATATGGGTAGATAACAACATTTGAATTATATTTTTTCCTTGCAGCTGATAAACATAAAGCTAAGCTCATCCCAGTAGCTACAGGTGTTGCTATCGCTTTAACTTTCAATCCTAAAGTTTTTAAAAAGCTCTCTAACAATTTATTAGTTAGTTTATACATTACACTTGCTCCAGGTGCTTTTGGTTGAGGGTCTATTAAATTTCCACTCCTTCCAACACCATGACAGAAATCAAAAACTCCTTCTCTTTGCAGTTTAGTATAAACTCTCGCCTCTCTCTCACCAATTTGCACAACATTTGGGTCTTTATCTGTATCCATAAAGGATAAAATTCTTAATAAAAGCTTTATATGTTCTTCATCAATTCCATTTTCAGGAACTTTTCTCTGCTCTAAAATATTTTCAATAATTTTTAAATTTTCTTTTAAAGTTAGTTTTCCTCTATTTTCCATGTGTTTGGGAATAAAGCCAGTTATATTAAGTTCCATTCAATCACCTTTTTATAACCAATAATTAATTAATAATATGTATTTAACAAAATAAAAATCATTAAAACTTTGAAACTTTGGGGGAGGGGTAAAAATGATTAACATTTTAATAGTAGGGATTTGCATAGCTATGTTTATTATTAGTGTTTTTATGCCACAACTATATTACTATTTTGCATTATGGCCAAATCTCTTTACCAATATGCCTTGGCAGATAATTACAAGCATGTTTATGCACGCAGATATAACTCATTTATTGGTGAATATGTTCGTATTATTTATATTTGGAACATACTTAGAAAATATGGTTGGCTCAAAAAAATATCTTATTATCTTTTTAATATCAGGAATTATAGGAAATTTGGCTTATATTGCCTATGCCTATCTCACTGGAGATTACAATCCATCAGTTGGAGCTTCTGGAGCGATATTTGGAATAATGGGAGCTTTAGCTATTCTATCACCACATTTAAAAGTTGTCGTCTTTCCATTACCAATTCCAGTTAGTATAAGAGTGGCAGTGGCTATATTTGCACTTATAGATTTAATTTTACTACCATATTCTTTAAAAACAGGAATTGCACACATAACACACTTAGCTGGGCTTATAACTGGATTAATATTTGGAAAATTATTGTATGATAGGATGGACGTAAAATATTACTAATAAATTTATAAGATTAGATGGTGAAAAAAATGAGTATGTTTAGATTTTCACAGAGAGAGATAATTGATTTAATAGTATCAGTATTGGCAATAGCATTTATTTTTTCTTATCCAAATTTTTCAATAGTTATTTTTATTATTAGTTTAATAGCCGTTGGTAGTGGTTTTATATTTCATGAATTAATGCATAGAACAGTGGCAAGGAAGTTTGGAGCATGGAGTGAATTTAAGGCATGGTATGAAGGTTTAGCATTAGCTTTAATCTTAAAGATTTTTTTAGGAGTTACATTCATAGCCCCTGGAGCAGTGTATATTTACAAAGACTACTTAACTTATGAAGAAAATGGAAAAATCGCCTTAGCTGGACCTCTAACAAATGTTGCTTTGGCATTTATATTTTTAATATTAACTTTAATCTTTAAACCAAGTTCTTTGTTATACTGGATAGGGAAATATGGATTTCACATAAACTTATTCTTAGCTGGCTTTAACATGCTTCCAATTTCACCATTTGATGGAGAAAAAGTTCTAAAATGGAATCCAATAATTTGGGCAATTGTTGGACCTCCTTTAATTGGATACATGCTATTTGTGATGTTTTGGTGAGAACCTTGAATATAAAAGAGATTTTTCAAATACTTTCTTTGATGTATTTATTATTTTTATACGTTGGATTTCTAATTGTCTCAAAATTTGATATACTACTATTATCTTTAGCATTTTTTGTCCCTTGTGTTTTTTGTATATCTTGGGCAAAAATAAAAGGGGAAACATGGGATATACCAAATAGAGAAAATAGATTAATTCCCTTAATTTTTACTTTAGTTTATTTATCAATACTAACAATATTTTGGAAAAGTCAGTTTATAATAATTTTTTTAGTTAATGTTTCGATAATTTTAATAATCACAAAATTTTGGAAGATTATAGTGTCTTTCAAAACATCTTGGGATAATCAAGGTATAAATGAACGCCTTCCCAAAGGAAAGCGTTCAAACCTTCCTTAATAAATTTTATTAATTTTGAAAGACACTATAGTTTGCATAACTATGGGCTATCAGCTATAACTTACCTCATATATATTTTCACAAACAGTATTTGGCTATCTACTTTATATCTGACATTGATGATTATTACTGGCTATGCAAGAATCTATTTAAGGAAACATACATTTTCTCAAGTTATCGCTGGAACTATATTAGGAATTTTAGTTAATTACATTTTATTAAATCTTATTTAGGTGAAATATATAGAAAATAAAAACCTAACAATGAAACCTTAAGAAAGTTGAACAAATCCTAACGGATTTGTAGCCAGAAAGCAGAGCTTTCTGTTGAACAAAACTCTTCGAGTTTTGTAGCTCGAAGCTAACTCTTCGATTTCATCAAAATATATACTACAAATCCTATAAGGGGGAATATCATGAAAAATACGAACTTAACAATCTCAATTATTGGAGGGACTGATGGTTTAGGAAAATGGTTTGCGAGATATTTAAAAAATAAGGGATTTAATGTGATAGTTACTGGAAGAGATATAGAAAAAGGAAAAAGTGTTGAAAAAGAGTTAGGGGTTGAATTTACTAACAACAATATTGAAGCCGCTAAAAAAGGTGATATAGTTATTGTAGCAGTTCCAATAAATGTTACAGAGAGAGTTATTAGAGAGATAGCTCCTCATGTTAGAGAGGGTTGTTTGTTAATGGATATAACATCAATTAAAGAAATTCCTACAAGAGCTATGGAGGAGAATGTTAAAGAGGGGGTTACAGTCATCCCCACCCACCCAATGTTTGGGCCTTCAACACCTTCTTTGTTGAGGCAAGTTGTTATCTTAACACCTTCTGAAAAGCATAAAAAAAGTGAATGGTTTAAGAAAGTTTATAATTTTTTAAAGAAAGAGGGGGCTAAAGTTATTGTTATAGATGCAGAAAAACATGATAAAATTATGGGAATTGTTCAAGGTTTAACACACTTTGCATTTATTTCTTTAGGAGCTACATTGAAAGAACTTAATGTTGATATAAAAGAATCGAGGAAGTTTGCTTCCCCAATATACGAGTTGATGATTTCTATTATTGGAAGGATTATAGGGCAGAATCCTTATCTATATGCTGACATCCAAATGTTCAATCCAAGGATAAAGGAAATTCATGAAACTTTTATAAATCAATGTAAAGAAATTAGTGAAATTGTTAAAAATAAAGATAGAGAGGGTTTTGTTAAGATAATGAAAGAAGCTGCAAAACACTTTGGTAGTGAAGCAAAAAGAGGAGTTCATTACTCAGATAAAGCTATCTTTGCCCTAACTTCCGAAATAGAAAAGCTGAACAAACTCATAGGTAAAGAAATAGCTGTAAAAAATATAAACTCAAATATTATCCATTTTGGGGTTTTAAAGGATATCGAAGATGATTATTTAATATTGGATAAAAATGGTAAAGAGCAGAAGTTTAATATTTTGAAGGTTGAGGTATTTTCTGGAGATGAGCTAAATGAGCTAAAAAAGAAACACTTAGAGAGGAAGTATATAGATGTGTCTGTTTTATTTAAAAAAGATGTTAATGAAGAAGTTATTTTAAATTTATTGAAAAAAATGTTTGACATTGAAATAATTGACATTTATGAAGGAGATAAAATTGAAAATGGATACAAGAGTATTACATTTAGAATTTATGGATATAGCAAAGAAGAATTAAAGAATATCGAAAAAGAATTCTTAAATATAATTAAAAATATTGGTGGAAAGGAAAGATTCAAGTAAATTTAGAGAACTTTACGGTTTTAAATAGAATAAATGACTCTTACATTTACAGTCAGAACATCCAAAGTTTTCAATAAAATCAAATTTTTTTATAAATTCATTAGCAACATCACATTCAACTCTCTCATTAGTAACAAATATTTCCTCAATTTTACCAAATTTTAGAAGGTAATCAATATGCCAGTGTATCTTTTTATCATCTTTTAAATGCCTCTCTATCCTATTTTTTAAATTTATTGAATTTCCAAAGGCAGAACCTACATAGAAATAATATCCTTTCTTAAAAAATCTATCATTTTTCCCAAACTTTATTTTTTTGCTATCTTTCAATCTAATTTTTAAGATATAAGTTCCTTTTTCATCAGGAATGTTATTTTTTGATATCTTTCTAAAGTTGAACTTTTTTATAATACTTTCAAAATGTTTAATTTTTTCATAGTAAGGGCATTTCTCTTTTATTTCTTCAAAACATTTATTGCATTTTGGTTTTGGAGAGCAAATCTCTCTTCCAAAAACTACTAATAAATTATTTATTACTTTCCAATATTTTTTAGGAAGCTTTTTTCTTAATTCAAACTCTGTTTCTTCAGGGGTTTCAGTATCAACTATTTCCCATCTATTACAAATTCTATGGACATGGGTATCTACACAAATTCCATCTTTATTGAAAGCTAAGGTTATAACCAAATTAGCTGTTTTCCTTCCAACCCCTGGGAGCTTTAACAACTCTTCCAAAGAGTCGGGAACTTTTCCATCATAGTTTTCTTTTAAAATCTTAGCCAATTTCTTTAAATTTTTAGCTTTTGTTTTATAAAACCCAGCAGGATATATTAAATTTGCTAATTTTTCTTCATCTATATTTAATAAATCATCAACATCCCTAACTTCTTTAAATAACTTCTTAGAAACTTCTTCAGTTACTTCATCCTTTGTTCTTGCACTTATTATCGTTGAAATTAAAACTTTAAAAGGGTTCCTATCTTTAGCTATTTCAGTAACAACAGCATTTTTGTTTAGTTTCTTTAATAGTATATCAATCAGCTCCATAAGCATCCCAAAATAAACATTTAAAATTAGATAAAAATAAAAATAAAACACTAAAAAAGATTTATTTCAGAAATTATTCACATTCTCTCTTTTCAGCTGCAACTATGAGTAACATTCCAATTAAATCTCCTTTCTTTACCTTTCCACTCATTCCACAGGCAAAAGCAGCCATATCTACTTCTCTCTCAACTTCTATTGGCATTGGAATTTCCTCACCAACAGCTATAACCTGCCCTACCCTATGTCTTCCGTATGGACAGATTAAAAGGACTGACATTGGTGGTATCTTAATCTTCTTAATTTTTATTGGTTTTATATCTCCTTGCTTAAATTCTTTGTCTTCATCGGCAACTATTGGCTCAATTTTTGCTTCATTTTTAATTATTAAATCATATCTTGCCTCTTCTTCCCTAATTTCTTTCTCTATTTCAGTCATCCTTCCAAGTATTCTAAATACCATAAACACCACCAAAAATAAGAAAATTATTATGTAATAAATTTTAGTAATATTAGTTTTTAATTCATTTATACTGTCTCGCCCTCTGCTTCCCTCTTTTCGATTCTTGACTTAATCAACTTCAATCTGAAGAAGTTCCCCCTGCAACTTTTAGAAAAAGTTGCATCAAAAATTATTTTGCTAAGTTTTTATTATACTGTTTCTCCCTCTGCTTCCCTTTTCTCAATTCTTGACTTAATCAACTTCAATCTGAAGAAATTCTCTCTTTCCATCTCATCCAATCTCATAGAGATGTATTTCTTGAGAGCTTTTAATCTTGGAATTATAACATACTCTAAAGCGTTAACTCTTCTCTTTGTTGTAATAATTTCTTCAGCTAAGAGTTTGATTGATGTCTCTATTTCAGCCAATTCAGTTATTAATTCTAAAGCTTCTTCAAATTTCTTAGCTGCTTCATCTAACTTTGAGCTAACGCTGTAAGGTGAATAACCTCTCTCTCCAACCTTTCTTCTAACGTTGTATATTTCAAAAGTAGGAACAGTGACACCCATAATATTCTTTGTATCCATATCAACTTCTAATTTATCATTCTTTGCTGCTAAAGATGCCTCTTTAACAGCTAAAGTCCCCATAACTGTTTGAGCCATTATCAAATCCTTGTAAGCTTCAGCCAACTTTGCCTCTACTTTATCTCTCAAATCTGAAGCTTGCTCTATAATTTGGAAAAACTCCATGATTAAAGCATCTCTTTTCTGCTTAAGCAATTTGTGCCCTTTTTCTGCCAATTTAATTTTATTTTTTAATTTTAATAATTCCATTCTTGTTGGATTCACCCTTTGCATATAAATCCCTCTCTGCCATTATAATAATTAACAACCTATTAGCAACATTATAACATAAAAATTTAATGGTTGGATTATAAAAATTTTTTTAATTAATCTAATTTAAACATTTCTCTAACCTTTTCATCTGATGCATAAACTTTTTTCTTCATCTTTTCTCTATATTCAGCTAATTTTTTTGCAATATTTTCATCTTTTAACGCTAAAATCTCTAAAGCTAATATAGCAGCGTTTTCCCCTCTATCAATCCCAACACTTGCAACAGGAATTCCAGGAGGCATTTGAACTATACTTAATAAAGCGTCTAAACCATCTAACTTTGCATCAACAGGGACAGCAATAACTGGTTTTGTTGTTAAACTTGCTATAACTCCTGGTAAGTGGGCAGCTAATCCAGCAATAGCTATAAATACATCTGCCTTTGAATTTTTAACAATCTCTTCAACCAACTCTGGGGTTCTATGGGCTGAGGCAACTCTAACCTCAAACTCTACACCAAACTCTTTTAAAACATTAACTGCCTTTTCAGCTATTTTTAAATCACTCTCACTACCCATTATTATACATATCATTGCTACCA is from Methanocaldococcus bathoardescens and encodes:
- the hemL gene encoding glutamate-1-semialdehyde 2,1-aminomutase gives rise to the protein MVLKMDRSNELFEEAKKYLVGGVNSPVRYFKPYPFFVEKAKDCYLFDVDGNCYIDYCLAYGPMVLGHANEKIIEAVKEQLELGSAYGCPTEKEIILAKEVVKRVPCAEMVRFVNSGTEATMSAIRLARGVTGRKKIIKFDGAYHGAHDYVLVKSGSGALTHGHPNSPGIPEETTKNTILIPFNDEDAVKKAINENKDEIACIIVEPVMGNVGCILPKDGYLEFLREITEENGILLIFDEVITGFRLAKGGAQEYFGVVPDIATLGKILGGGFPIGAIVGRREIMEQFSPLGAIYQAGTFNGNPISITAGIATLEQLDDRFYKETARTAKILADTLRELADKYNIPAKVYNIASMFQIYFNDKEVVNYEIAKQSDVERFMKYFWGLLERGVFVPPSQFECCFTSIKHDDEVIDKTINAMEEVFKSLE
- a CDS encoding EMC6-like membrane protein — encoded protein: MDLEGKCCLIHAIGGIIFGYLANYVYTAGLGMFSGISTLIFLFIGAVIFGHIFAKAFGEESLTQKQWLGCGVLPFFLVAIVVWVLKFNGLV
- a CDS encoding manganese-dependent inorganic pyrophosphatase: MRYVVGHKNPDTDSICSAIVLAYFLDCYPARLGDINPETEFVLRKFGVMEPELITSAKGKEIILVDHSEKSQSFDDLDEGKLIAIIDHHKVGLTTTEPILFYSKPVGSTATVIAELYFKDAIDLIGGKKKKLGADLAGLLLSAIISDTVLFKSPTTTDLDKEMAKKLAEIAGISNIEEFGMEILKAKSIVGKLKPEEIINMDFKNFDFNGKKVGIGQVEVIDVSEVESKKEDIYKLLEEKLKNEGYDLIVFLITDIMKEGSEALVVGNKEMFEKAFNVKVEGNSVFLEGVMSRKKQVVPPLEKAYNG
- a CDS encoding APC family permease — its product is MELKNKKLSLWEAVSMAIGVMIGASIFSIFGVGAKIAGKNLPETFILSGIYALLVAYSYSKLGSKIVSDAGPIAFIHKAIGDCVITGALSILLWMSYVISIALFAKGFAGYFLPLINASTNTFNIAITEIAIVAFFTALNFFGSKAVGRAEFFIVLIKLLILGIFIFVGLMTLHISYIIPSTSPSAISGMIFASAIFFLSYMGFGVITNASEHIENPEKNVPRAIFISILIVMFIYVGVAISAIGNLPIDELIKASENALAVAAKPFLGNLGFLLISIGALFSISSAMNATIYGGANVAYSLAKDGELPKFFERKVWFKSTEGLYITSTLGVLFALLFNMEGVASITSAIFMVIYLFVILSHYILIDEVGGKKEIVIFSFIVVLGVFLLLLYYQWETHRFVFYGIIVTFIGVLIFEIIYRQVTKRVFNIVKN
- the spcS gene encoding O-phosphoseryl-tRNA(Sec) selenium transferase yields the protein MELNITGFIPKHMENRGKLTLKENLKIIENILEQRKVPENGIDEEHIKLLLRILSFMDTDKDPNVVQIGEREARVYTKLQREGVFDFCHGVGRSGNLIDPQPKAPGASVMYKLTNKLLESFLKTLGLKVKAIATPVATGMSLALCLSAARKKYNSNVVIYPYAAHKSPIKATSFIGMRMRLVETVLDGDIVKVNVGDVEDAIRKEINENNNPVVLSTLTFFPPRKSDDVEEIAKICQEYNIPHIINGAYAIQNFYYIEKLKKALKYRIDAVVSSSDKNLFTPIGGGIIYTKDESFLKEISLTYPGRASANPIVNILISLLAIGTKNYLNLMKEQKECKKLLDELLEDLAKKKDERVLNVENPISSCITTKKDPLDVAGKLYNLRVTGPRGVRRNDKFGTCYLKGYPYDYIVVNSAIGVKKDDIYKVIEKLDEVL
- a CDS encoding rhomboid family intramembrane serine protease, with protein sequence MINILIVGICIAMFIISVFMPQLYYYFALWPNLFTNMPWQIITSMFMHADITHLLVNMFVLFIFGTYLENMVGSKKYLIIFLISGIIGNLAYIAYAYLTGDYNPSVGASGAIFGIMGALAILSPHLKVVVFPLPIPVSIRVAVAIFALIDLILLPYSLKTGIAHITHLAGLITGLIFGKLLYDRMDVKYY
- a CDS encoding site-2 protease family protein yields the protein MSMFRFSQREIIDLIVSVLAIAFIFSYPNFSIVIFIISLIAVGSGFIFHELMHRTVARKFGAWSEFKAWYEGLALALILKIFLGVTFIAPGAVYIYKDYLTYEENGKIALAGPLTNVALAFIFLILTLIFKPSSLLYWIGKYGFHINLFLAGFNMLPISPFDGEKVLKWNPIIWAIVGPPLIGYMLFVMFW
- a CDS encoding phosphatase PAP2 family protein; the encoded protein is MHNYGLSAITYLIYIFTNSIWLSTLYLTLMIITGYARIYLRKHTFSQVIAGTILGILVNYILLNLI
- a CDS encoding prephenate dehydrogenase, giving the protein MKNTNLTISIIGGTDGLGKWFARYLKNKGFNVIVTGRDIEKGKSVEKELGVEFTNNNIEAAKKGDIVIVAVPINVTERVIREIAPHVREGCLLMDITSIKEIPTRAMEENVKEGVTVIPTHPMFGPSTPSLLRQVVILTPSEKHKKSEWFKKVYNFLKKEGAKVIVIDAEKHDKIMGIVQGLTHFAFISLGATLKELNVDIKESRKFASPIYELMISIIGRIIGQNPYLYADIQMFNPRIKEIHETFINQCKEISEIVKNKDREGFVKIMKEAAKHFGSEAKRGVHYSDKAIFALTSEIEKLNKLIGKEIAVKNINSNIIHFGVLKDIEDDYLILDKNGKEQKFNILKVEVFSGDELNELKKKHLERKYIDVSVLFKKDVNEEVILNLLKKMFDIEIIDIYEGDKIENGYKSITFRIYGYSKEELKNIEKEFLNIIKNIGGKERFK
- a CDS encoding DUF123 domain-containing protein gives rise to the protein MELIDILLKKLNKNAVVTEIAKDRNPFKVLISTIISARTKDEVTEEVSKKLFKEVRDVDDLLNIDEEKLANLIYPAGFYKTKAKNLKKLAKILKENYDGKVPDSLEELLKLPGVGRKTANLVITLAFNKDGICVDTHVHRICNRWEIVDTETPEETEFELRKKLPKKYWKVINNLLVVFGREICSPKPKCNKCFEEIKEKCPYYEKIKHFESIIKKFNFRKISKNNIPDEKGTYILKIRLKDSKKIKFGKNDRFFKKGYYFYVGSAFGNSINLKNRIERHLKDDKKIHWHIDYLLKFGKIEEIFVTNERVECDVANEFIKKFDFIENFGCSDCKCKSHLFYLKP